One segment of Streptomyces sp. NBC_00576 DNA contains the following:
- the istB gene encoding IS21-like element helper ATPase IstB: MTFQRHRGLTEQAADAAVDQACRMLRLPTIRAQFPDLAEAAARDQMSYRGFLAELLMAECDDRARRRSERRIKAAAFPREKSLRSFDFEANPHIDPAVIHTLATCDWVKKGLPLCLIGDSGTGKSHLLIALGTEAAMAGYRVRYTLATKLVNELVEAADEKVLTKTIARYGRVDLLAIDELGYMELDRRGAELLFQVLTEREEKNSVAIASNESFGGWTKTFTDPRLCAAIVDCLTFGGNIIETGSDSYRLASTRAAQARKDTES; the protein is encoded by the coding sequence GTGACGTTCCAACGCCACCGCGGGCTGACCGAACAGGCCGCCGACGCCGCCGTCGACCAGGCATGCCGCATGCTGCGGCTGCCCACCATCCGCGCCCAGTTCCCCGACCTGGCCGAAGCCGCCGCCCGGGACCAGATGTCGTATCGCGGGTTCCTCGCAGAGCTGCTGATGGCCGAGTGCGACGACCGGGCCCGCCGGCGCTCCGAACGGCGGATCAAAGCTGCCGCCTTCCCGCGGGAGAAGTCCCTGCGGAGCTTCGATTTCGAGGCCAACCCGCACATCGACCCGGCCGTCATCCACACGCTGGCCACCTGCGACTGGGTCAAGAAGGGCCTGCCTCTCTGCTTGATCGGCGACTCCGGCACCGGCAAGTCCCACCTGCTCATCGCCCTTGGCACCGAAGCCGCCATGGCCGGCTACCGGGTCCGCTACACACTCGCCACCAAACTGGTCAACGAACTGGTCGAGGCCGCGGACGAGAAGGTACTGACCAAGACCATCGCCCGCTACGGCCGCGTCGACCTCCTCGCGATCGACGAGCTCGGCTACATGGAACTGGATCGCCGCGGCGCGGAGTTGCTGTTCCAGGTTCTAACCGAGCGGGAGGAGAAGAACAGCGTCGCCATCGCCTCGAACGAGTCGTTCGGCGGGTGGACGAAGACCTTCACCGATCCGCGGCTCTGTGCGGCCATCGTCGACTGCCTGACCTTCGGCGGGAACATCATCGAGACCGGCAGCGACTCCTACCGCCTCGCCAGCACCAGGGCCGCCCAGGCCCGAAAAGACACCGAGAGCTGA
- a CDS encoding MFS transporter, producing the protein MPRLVEVPGYVRFLTASAVSAFGSQVTGLALQILTAVALSASATEVGIVNAARWVPYLLFGLIAGVLVDRWRRKPMMVATDLARAVLLCAIPVLYALDRLSIPALCMFVFVFGVLSLLFEAANQSYVPQLVPKELLNAGYARVQQAGAVAGSTGPLFAGVLIKVMGAPLAVLVDALSYLMSGLLLASVKAPDPVPDRGARRSLGSELREGVAWVYRHRTLSSIALTSHAMLLFNSMVSTVFVVFALQSLKIGEFGLGVTYACASVGVILGGALSGRVARRLDVGATLIAFRLLAAVGWLPLVLAERGPWALVSVSLGFFLVSLAIGVESPVEMSYRQAVTPDRLRGRMNATIRSMNWGMVAVGAPLGGVLADQVSYRFALWVGLSGAVVQALVLAFSPTRRARTADELDPSTADLTRHGAEAAAGESKD; encoded by the coding sequence ATGCCGCGCCTGGTCGAAGTCCCTGGGTACGTACGTTTCTTGACCGCTTCGGCTGTGTCTGCGTTCGGTTCTCAGGTCACGGGCCTGGCCTTGCAGATCCTTACCGCCGTGGCGTTGAGCGCATCTGCCACGGAGGTCGGCATCGTCAATGCCGCCCGGTGGGTTCCGTATCTGCTCTTCGGGCTCATAGCCGGGGTCCTGGTGGACCGGTGGCGGCGCAAGCCGATGATGGTCGCCACGGACCTCGCAAGGGCAGTCCTGCTCTGTGCGATACCGGTGCTCTATGCGCTGGATCGGCTCAGCATCCCCGCGCTGTGCATGTTCGTCTTCGTGTTCGGGGTGCTGTCTTTGCTGTTCGAGGCGGCCAACCAGTCGTATGTGCCACAGCTCGTCCCAAAGGAGCTGCTCAACGCGGGATACGCCCGTGTGCAACAGGCCGGTGCAGTGGCCGGCTCGACCGGCCCTCTGTTCGCCGGGGTACTGATCAAAGTCATGGGAGCGCCGCTTGCCGTGCTGGTGGACGCCCTCTCCTATCTGATGTCCGGCTTGCTCCTCGCTTCGGTGAAGGCGCCCGACCCCGTCCCTGATCGAGGCGCACGGCGCAGCCTGGGCAGCGAGCTGCGTGAGGGGGTGGCATGGGTCTACCGGCATCGCACGTTGTCGTCCATCGCCCTGACCTCGCACGCGATGCTCCTCTTCAACAGCATGGTGAGCACGGTCTTCGTGGTCTTCGCCCTGCAGAGCCTCAAGATCGGGGAATTCGGTCTGGGGGTCACCTATGCCTGCGCGAGTGTCGGCGTGATACTCGGCGGTGCGCTCTCCGGGCGCGTGGCCAGAAGACTGGACGTCGGCGCCACTCTGATTGCCTTCCGCCTGCTCGCCGCCGTCGGCTGGCTGCCTTTGGTCCTGGCCGAGCGTGGACCGTGGGCGCTTGTCTCCGTGTCGCTCGGCTTCTTCCTCGTGTCCCTGGCCATCGGCGTCGAAAGCCCGGTGGAGATGAGCTATCGCCAGGCGGTGACACCCGATCGGCTGCGCGGGCGGATGAACGCGACGATCCGCTCGATGAACTGGGGAATGGTAGCGGTGGGTGCACCACTGGGCGGAGTACTCGCCGATCAGGTCAGCTATCGCTTCGCCCTGTGGGTCGGACTGTCCGGAGCAGTCGTCCAGGCACTCGTGCTGGCGTTTTCTCCCACACGGAGGGCCCGTACTGCCGACGAACTCGATCCCTCAACAGCTGACCTGACACGGCATGGCGCAGAGGCTGCTGCCGGGGAGAGCAAGGACTGA
- a CDS encoding DoxX family protein: MFIAYAVLAVVLSLLLVFSAVPDITRDPKITEGLKALGVPDSWFLPLGLVKIAGALGLLAGIAYRPLGIAAAIGVVLYFLGAVITHIRGGDKKGSVTPAAIMLLAVAPLVLGFATL; the protein is encoded by the coding sequence GTGTTCATCGCCTATGCCGTCCTCGCTGTCGTGCTGTCCCTGCTGCTGGTCTTCTCGGCCGTTCCCGACATCACCCGCGACCCGAAGATCACAGAGGGGCTCAAGGCGCTCGGGGTGCCCGACAGTTGGTTCTTGCCACTCGGGCTGGTCAAGATCGCGGGCGCTCTGGGGCTGCTCGCTGGCATCGCCTACCGACCGTTGGGCATCGCGGCGGCGATCGGTGTCGTCCTGTACTTCCTGGGCGCCGTGATCACGCACATCCGTGGAGGCGACAAGAAGGGAAGCGTCACCCCGGCCGCCATCATGCTCCTTGCCGTGGCGCCGCTGGTACTGGGGTTCGCGACGCTCTGA
- a CDS encoding enoyl-CoA hydratase/isomerase family protein: MTQPSTISVERLTPGIRKITFSNPPVNLIVGETVSRLVEVVTELSEDPQVHVAVFTSSTPGYFFNHFDLGRAADFMPPDPEATPTWIDLVIRLSTAPFISIASIRGRTRGGGDELALACDLRYASREHAVFGQPEVGGGILPGGGGTEHLPRLIGRDRALEAILSSNDYDADTAERYGWVTRTVADAELDGFVDGMATRLASFDKAALAAAKAQVNRATLPPDADLRAAYTQFLRSMTWPGAQAFLPQFEKLAGETGPEELELRLGHYLGIAHQESR; encoded by the coding sequence ATGACGCAACCCAGCACGATCAGCGTGGAGCGGCTGACACCAGGAATCCGCAAGATCACATTCTCGAATCCACCGGTCAATCTCATCGTCGGGGAGACCGTGTCCCGACTGGTCGAGGTCGTCACGGAGCTGAGCGAGGATCCGCAGGTTCACGTTGCCGTCTTCACCAGCAGTACACCCGGCTACTTCTTCAATCACTTCGATCTCGGCCGGGCTGCCGACTTCATGCCGCCCGATCCGGAGGCGACGCCGACGTGGATCGATCTCGTGATACGGCTGTCCACAGCTCCGTTCATCAGCATCGCGTCCATCCGCGGACGGACCAGGGGCGGCGGGGACGAACTGGCCCTGGCCTGCGATCTGCGCTACGCCAGCCGCGAGCACGCGGTGTTCGGCCAGCCCGAGGTCGGCGGCGGGATCCTTCCCGGCGGCGGGGGCACAGAACACCTGCCCCGACTCATCGGACGGGATCGGGCACTCGAAGCCATCCTCAGCAGCAATGACTACGACGCCGACACGGCAGAACGCTACGGATGGGTGACCCGCACCGTCGCCGACGCCGAACTGGACGGCTTCGTGGACGGTATGGCAACCCGGCTGGCGTCATTCGACAAGGCGGCGCTGGCAGCCGCCAAGGCTCAGGTCAACCGGGCGACGCTCCCGCCCGATGCCGACCTACGAGCGGCCTACACGCAATTCCTGCGCTCCATGACCTGGCCAGGGGCCCAGGCATTCCTGCCCCAGTTCGAGAAGCTCGCTGGCGAAACGGGTCCCGAAGAGCTGGAACTCCGCTTGGGCCACTACCTCGGCATCGCACATCAGGAGAGCCGGTGA
- a CDS encoding acyl-CoA thioester hydrolase/BAAT C-terminal domain-containing protein codes for MEVVEREFNHPWEGVLAAPAQGSVVGVLVLAGSSGRIDRERARILAQQGIAALSIRWFGGPGQSPGICEIPLETFTAAVDFLTASGARRIGILGVSKGAEAALLTAVHDPRVDVVVALSPTSRVWCNVGPGHDGEQRPYRSSWTWRGMPLPFVPLDDSWTPVNPGNGPAAIRGWYELSEESFAHLVPPAEIPVDRARADLILVAGGDDAMWPSLRFAEQLAQRRRSAGTTAHLIARHDAGHRPRFPGESPASASPHFLYGGTPEADALLGEAAWPHILDRLGSTAPLRF; via the coding sequence GTGGAGGTTGTTGAGCGGGAGTTCAACCATCCCTGGGAAGGCGTCCTGGCCGCTCCTGCCCAGGGCAGTGTCGTCGGTGTACTGGTCCTTGCCGGTTCCAGCGGACGCATCGACCGCGAGAGAGCACGCATCCTCGCTCAGCAGGGCATCGCGGCTCTGTCCATCCGTTGGTTCGGCGGGCCAGGGCAGTCCCCGGGAATTTGTGAGATCCCCTTGGAGACCTTCACCGCTGCGGTCGACTTCCTCACAGCGAGCGGGGCACGACGCATCGGCATCCTCGGTGTCTCCAAAGGGGCTGAAGCAGCTCTGCTCACAGCCGTGCACGACCCTCGCGTGGACGTTGTCGTCGCGCTGTCACCCACGTCGCGAGTCTGGTGCAATGTGGGCCCGGGCCACGATGGAGAACAGCGCCCGTATCGCTCGTCCTGGACCTGGCGGGGAATGCCCCTGCCGTTTGTCCCGCTGGATGACTCCTGGACCCCGGTCAACCCGGGCAACGGTCCGGCCGCCATCCGCGGATGGTACGAACTCAGCGAGGAGAGCTTCGCTCATCTGGTCCCTCCGGCAGAGATCCCCGTCGACAGGGCCCGGGCCGACCTGATACTCGTCGCCGGCGGCGACGACGCGATGTGGCCTTCTCTCCGCTTCGCCGAACAATTGGCACAACGCCGACGCTCAGCCGGGACCACCGCGCATCTGATCGCTCGCCACGATGCCGGCCACCGACCACGCTTTCCCGGCGAGAGCCCGGCGTCAGCGTCCCCGCACTTCCTGTATGGGGGCACGCCCGAAGCTGACGCGCTCCTGGGAGAGGCAGCGTGGCCGCACATCCTCGACAGGCTCGGCAGCACGGCACCCCTCAGATTCTGA
- a CDS encoding IS5 family transposase, with protein sequence MPVLPSWLTEPLWGEFAALLPERSTYAPTHPLGCHRPRISDRIVFDKMLQLLRFGCSYQAIADTTCSATTIRNRRDEWIRLGVFAKLKQIALESYDRIVGLVLDQIAVDGSITKAPGGGEVAGRSPVDRGKQGLKRSGMTDGYGIPLGRVLAGANRHDSPLLAPTLDRLDDLGPLPDDITVHLDAGYDSDKTRTLLDERGLHGRIAHKGEKAPIQASQRWHVERTHAWQNAFHRLARCYERRATVINAFFDLADTIITVRSLIRRAWTTHRWEDRPRRRP encoded by the coding sequence GTGCCTGTACTTCCATCATGGCTGACCGAACCACTCTGGGGCGAATTCGCCGCCCTGTTGCCTGAGCGATCGACCTACGCGCCGACACATCCGCTGGGCTGCCACCGACCACGCATCAGCGACCGGATCGTCTTCGACAAGATGCTGCAGCTCCTGCGATTCGGCTGCTCCTACCAGGCGATCGCCGACACAACCTGCTCGGCCACCACGATCCGCAACCGTCGCGATGAGTGGATCCGGCTCGGCGTCTTCGCCAAACTCAAGCAGATCGCGCTGGAGTCCTACGACCGGATCGTCGGCCTCGTCCTCGACCAGATCGCCGTCGACGGCTCCATCACCAAAGCCCCCGGCGGCGGAGAGGTCGCAGGGCGCTCACCGGTTGATCGCGGCAAACAGGGCCTGAAACGCTCGGGCATGACGGATGGTTACGGAATCCCGCTGGGCCGCGTGCTGGCCGGAGCGAACCGCCACGACTCCCCGCTACTCGCCCCGACCCTGGACCGCCTGGACGACCTGGGACCGCTGCCCGACGACATCACCGTGCACCTGGACGCCGGCTACGACTCGGACAAGACCCGCACCCTGCTCGACGAACGCGGCCTGCACGGCCGCATCGCGCACAAGGGCGAGAAGGCGCCCATCCAGGCAAGCCAGAGGTGGCACGTCGAACGGACCCACGCCTGGCAGAACGCCTTCCACCGACTCGCCCGCTGCTACGAACGCCGAGCCACCGTCATCAATGCCTTCTTCGACCTCGCCGACACCATCATCACCGTGCGCAGCCTGATCCGCCGAGCGTGGACCACTCACCGCTGGGAGGACCGCCCCCGTCGCCGCCCGTGA
- a CDS encoding DinB family protein: MIIPQSTDPSVFHAALREQFEAFLYEHRSALNDSLNGLTEEQARRSLVTSKTTLLGLVKHATFVEKVWFDEAITCRSRTEIGIPDSPDESFDLDDGDTIASVQRAYQQACTASRQAAAELSLDELVRGNRRGPLPLRWVYLHVLRELAQHCGHADILREQILNSTTRRG, translated from the coding sequence ATGATCATCCCACAGTCGACAGATCCCTCCGTCTTCCACGCAGCACTCCGCGAACAGTTCGAGGCCTTCCTCTATGAGCATCGATCCGCTCTCAACGACAGCTTGAATGGGTTGACCGAAGAACAGGCGCGTCGGTCATTGGTCACGTCCAAGACCACGTTGCTGGGCCTTGTCAAGCACGCCACGTTTGTCGAGAAGGTCTGGTTCGACGAGGCGATCACATGCCGATCTCGCACCGAGATCGGCATTCCCGACTCGCCGGACGAGTCGTTCGACCTCGACGACGGCGACACCATCGCCTCCGTCCAGCGCGCCTACCAGCAGGCTTGCACGGCGTCCCGTCAGGCCGCCGCAGAGCTGTCGCTGGACGAGCTCGTACGGGGGAACCGCCGGGGTCCGCTGCCGCTGCGTTGGGTTTACCTCCATGTGCTGCGCGAACTGGCCCAGCACTGCGGGCACGCGGACATCCTCCGGGAGCAGATCCTCAACAGCACGACGCGCCGCGGCTAG